A DNA window from Hordeum vulgare subsp. vulgare chromosome 1H, MorexV3_pseudomolecules_assembly, whole genome shotgun sequence contains the following coding sequences:
- the LOC123410963 gene encoding probable calcium-binding protein CML11 — protein sequence SGKELLSNVLACLPRSAFPARQLPRSRQSPAFSGRTTQNSPDPTTSNALDRPLFLFLLPASRSLQRAMSEAPGTTAAAGDDPDATANANQQQQQQQQQAQPEAQDDADQLSELRQIFRSFDRNKDGSLTQLELGSLLRSLGLKPSTDELDALIHRADTNSNGLVEFSEFVALVAPSLLDDRSPYSEDQLRRLFEIFDRDGNGFITAAELAHSMAKLGHALTAKELTGMIEEADTDGDGRIDFREFSRAITAAAFDNVFS from the coding sequence TCAGGGAAGGAGCTCCTGTCCAATGTACTAGCCTGTCTTCCCCGATCCGCCTTTCCGGCGCGCCAACTTCCTCGTAGCCGCCAGTCCCCCGCCTTCTCCGGGCGCACCACCCAAAATTCTCCCGACCCAACAACGTCCAACGCTCTCGATcgccccctcttcctcttcctcctcccagccTCCCGATCGCTCCAGCGCGCCATGAGCGAGGCACCCGGGAcgaccgccgccgccggagacgaTCCTGACGCCACCGCCAACGccaatcagcagcagcagcagcagcagcagcaggcgcaGCCCGAGGCGCAGGACGACGCGGACCAGCTGTCGGAGCTGAGGCAGATCTTCCGGTCCTTCGACCGCAACAAGGACGGCAGCCTGACGCAGCTGGAGCTGGGCTCCCTCCTCCGCTCCCTCGGCCTCAAGCCCAGCACCGACGAGCTCGACGCCCTCATCCACCGCGCCGACACCAACTCCAACGGCCTCGTCGAGTTCTCCGAGTTCGTCGCCCTCGTCGCGCCCTCGCTCCTGGACGACCGCTCCCCCTACTCCGAGGACCAGCTCCGCAGGCTCTTCGAGATCTTCGACCGCGACGGCAACGGCTTCATCACCGCCGCCGAGCTCGCGCACTCCATGGCCAAGCTCGGCCACGCGCTGACCGCCAAGGAGCTCACCGGGATGATCGAGGAGGCCGACACCGACGGCGACGGCCGGATCGACTTCCGTGAGTTCTCCCGCGCCATCACCGCCGCCGCCTTCGACAACGTCTTCTCCTGA